Proteins encoded by one window of Asterias rubens chromosome 18, eAstRub1.3, whole genome shotgun sequence:
- the LOC117302507 gene encoding beta-1,3-galactosyltransferase 6-like, with product MMDRKGTRVSLGFGRVLTNATKCKSVVKLLLLMCFSCSMLLVIFITACVNDTTNQNNRQAPCNPSSNPLHQKTDKQLSAFLVVLIMSGPKLLEGRYTVRSTWLQNHGDEVIYRFVLGTSGLSSSDMNALESEQKQYNDLLLLPDLKDSFNSLTSKLIKMMVWLDQNVDFKYLLKVDDDSFVRLDAMLHELRSKSRVRLYWGFFDGRAHVHKNGKYAEADWVLCDRYIPFAVGGGYVLSNDLVNFVATNAPVLKKYHAEDVSLGSWLAALDVHREHDPRFDTEYKSRGCRNSYIVTHKQSVQNMRGKYQQLQNIGQMCAKEQQFRMSYVYNWEKPPSECCERVEGVP from the exons ATGATGGATCGCAAAGGAACGCGTGTTAGTTTGGGATTTGGAAGG gtTCTGACTAATGCTACAAAATGTAAGTCAGTTGTGAAGCTTTTGCTGCTCATGTGTTTCTCCTGCTCTATGCTCCTTGTCATCTTCATCACAGCTTGTGTGAATGACACAACCAACCAAAACAATAGACAAGCACCTTGTAATCCATCAAGCAATCCACTCCATCAAAAAACGGACAAGCAATTGTCTGCATTCCTCGTTGTGTTAATAATGTCAGGACCAAAGTTGTTGGAAGGAAGGTACACGGTTCGTAGCACATGGTTGCAGAATCATGGAGATGAAGTCatctacaggtttgttttagGAACATCTGGTTTATCATCATCAGATATGAATGCATTGGAATCAGAACAGAAACAGTATAATGATTTACTTTTACTTCCTGATCTAAAGGATTCATTTAATTCTCTAACCAGTAAATTAATAAAGATGATGGTGTGGTTGGACCAAAATGTCGACTTCAAGTACCTGCTTAAAGTTGATGACGATTCCTTTGTACGATTAGATGCAATGCTTCATGAACTGAGGAGTAAGTCAAGAGTTCGGTTATATTGGGGATTCTTTGATGGCCGGGCACATGTCCATAAGAATGGCAAATATGCCGAAGCTGATTGGGTACTGTGTGATCGTTACATTCCATTTGCTGTTGGTGGAGGGTATGTGTTATCTAATGATCTTGTCAACTTTGTCGCTACGAATGCTCCGGTACTAAAGAAGTACCACGCCGAGGATGTATCGCTTGGGTCATGGCTTGCTGCACTTGATGTTCATCGAGAACATGACCCCCGCTTCGATACTGAGTACAAGTCCCGCGGTTGTCGCAACAGTTACATTGTCACTCACAAACAGAGTGTGCAAAACATGAGAGGAAAATATCAGCAACTCCAGAATATTGGACAGATGTGTGCCAAAGAACAGCAGTTTAGAATGTCTTATGTGTACAACTGGGAGAAGCCTCCATCAGAATGCTGTGAGCGTGTGGAGGGTGTACCTTAA
- the LOC117302355 gene encoding beta-1,3-galactosyltransferase 6-like, whose product MGRKTKPAMNKFLIIVPCVFIMFIIYISTCSDSSSDQNKTIVTCEPRSSNQHEVGKSDPTNKKKLSAFLVVLILTGPQLIERRYTIRETWLQKHGKDVLPKFVVGTSELSASDMKMLEAEQARHKDLLFLPKLKDAFGSLTNKVIQMMVWLDRNVEFQYVMKADDDTYVRLDAMVRELKTKSRERLYWGFFDGRAHAHRTGRYAEAEWVLCDRYIPYALGGGYVLSADLVKFISSNSQYLKKYHAEDVSVGSWLAAIDVKREHDPRFDTEFKSRGCRNVYIVTHKQTIQDMRSKYQQLQTTGKMCAKEQQFRLSYVYNWDKVPTECCERVEGVP is encoded by the coding sequence ATGGGTAGAAAGACAAAACCAGCCATGAACAAGTTCCTCATCATAGTGCCATGTGTCTTCATTATGTTCATCATTTACATCTCAACATGTAGTGACAGCTCCAGTGACCAGAATAAAACCATTGTGACGTGTGAGCCGCGCTCCTCCAACCAGCACGAAGTGGGTAAGAGTGATCCAACCAACAAGAAAAAACTCTCTGCTTTCCTGGTTGTGTTGATATTGACAGGCCCACAGCTTATAGAACGTAGGTACACAATCAGAGAAACTTGGCTTCAGAAGCATGGCAAGGATGTCCTGCCGAAGTTTGTCGTCGGCACATCTGAACTGTCGGCCTCAGATATGAAGATGTTGGAGGCAGAACAGGCTCGACACAAGGATCTTCTCTTTCTGCCTAAACTGAAAGATGCATTCGGTTCTTTGACAAATAAAGTGATTCAGATGATGGTATGGTTGGATAGGAATGTTGAATTTCAGTATGTTATGAAGGCTGATGATGATACATATGTTAGACTTGATGCAATGGTGCGTGAGCTGAAGACTAAGAGTAGAGAAAGACTCTACTGGGGTTTCTTTGATGGGAGGGCACATGCTCACCGTACTGGGCGCTATGCAGAGGCCGAGTGGGTACTTTGTGATCGCTATATTCCGTATGCATTAGGAGGGGGTTATGTCTTATCAGCTGACCTTGTTAAATTCATCTCAAGTAATTCCCAATACCTTAAAAAGTACCATGCTGAAGATGTTTCTGTTGGGTCATGGCTTGCTGCCATTGATGTTAAACGAGAGCATGACCCAAGGTTTGATACAGAGTTCAAATCTCGTGGCTGTCGTAATGTTTACATCGTAACACACAAACAGACCATTCAAGACATGAGATCAAAGTATCAGCAGTTGCAGACAACGGGGAAAATGTGTGCCAAAGAGCAGCAGTTCAGATTGTCATATGTGTACAATTGGGACAAGGTCCCTACAGAATGCTGTGAGAGAGTTGAAGGGGTACCATAA